A stretch of DNA from Triticum dicoccoides isolate Atlit2015 ecotype Zavitan chromosome 2A, WEW_v2.0, whole genome shotgun sequence:
tgaagcacaacccttggcggcgacgctcgagtagctcggccgaggtgagccggcggaacgggcgcgccgcggtcgcggcgaggggtgccgcaGAAGCCTGAGCAGGCCGACCCTGCGCGGGAACATCCGGCCCGGGTAGCGGCCCAGCGGCCCGGGACGGTGATGCCTGCTGGCtggccaccgcgcggcgctcgaacgcgcgggcgtagtacatggccgtctggagatcctggggtccccgaagctccacATCCACGCGGATGTGATCCGGAAGTCCACCGACGAAGAGGTCGGCCCGCTGCTGTGCCGTCACGCCCGACGCGTGGCATGCCAGGGCCTAGAAACGGTCGGCGAAGTCCTGAaccgtggaggtgaagggaaggcggccTAGCTCTGCCAGGCGACTCCTGCGGATCGGTGGCCCAAAACGAAGAAGGCAGAGCTCGTGAAAGCGCTCCCAAGGGGGCATgctgccctcgtcctgctcgagggcgtagtactaGGTCTGTGCCGCACCATGGAGGTGGTAAGAGGCGAGCCAGGTACGCTCCGAGGCAAGGGTGCGCTGCCCGTGAaagaactgctcgcactggttgagccagttgagggggtcctccgtgccgTCATAAGTGGCGAAGTTCAGTTTGGCAAACTGCGGCGGTGTCTGAGTCGGAGCGCCGTGGCCGACTGGCTCGGAGGTGCGAAGCAGCGAGGATTGGGGTGCCCGGTCAGCATGGCCGCGGCCCATGGAGTGCCCCGCCGAGCCGGAGGGATCACCGAACTGCAGAGTGGGTGCCGCCGGGTCTCCAGCCGACGTGTAGACGGGTGGCGGCGATGATCCGGTCAGCCAGGCCGGTATTGGGGACGGCGACGGCGGGAAGCGCACTTGCTGGATCGGTACGCCTCCCTACATGGGTGGCCCGGGCCCCGTGCTGGGCGGTGGCGGGGCCGGCAGCTGCGGCTACGGCCGCACGGACCCGGATGGCGTGGGGGACGCAGCGAGGGTCGGGGCCGGCCACTGTGGCCATGGAGGCATGGCAGCGGGCGGCGGTGGGGCCGGCAGCTGGGGCGGCGGCTGCCCNNNNNNNNNNNNNNNNNNNNNNNNNNNNNNNNNNNNNNNNNNNNNNNNNNNNNNNNNNNNNNNNNNNNNNNNNNNNNNNNNNNNNNNNNNNNNNNNNNNNNNNNNNNNNNNNNNNNNNNNNNNNNNNNNNNNNNNNNNNNNNNNNNNNNNNNNNNNNNNNNNNNNNNNNNNNNNNNNNNNNNNNNNNNNNNNNNNNNNNNNNNNNNNNNNNNNNNNNNNNNNNNNNNNNNNNNNNNNNNNNNNNNNNNNNNNNNNNNNNNNNNNNNNNNNNNNNNNNNNNNNNNNNNNNNNNNNNNNNNNNNNNNNNNNNNNNNNNNNNNNNNNNNNNNNNNNNNNNNNNNNNNNNNNNNNNNNNNNNNNNNNNNNNNNNNNNNNNNNNNNNNNNNNNNNNNNNNNNNNNNNNNNNNNNNNNNNNNNNNNNNNNNNNNNNNNNNNNNNNNNNNNNNNNNNNNNNNNNNNNNNNNNNNNNNNNNNNNNNNNNNNNNNNNNNNNNNNNNNNNNNNNNNNNNNNNNNNNNNNNNNNNNNNNNNNNNNNNNNNNNNNNNNNNNNNNNNGGCCAGTagggggcgacggcgggcggcggctgaCCGGGCCAGTGGTGGTGTAGAGGCCCGATCAGCGCCGTGGTGGCCGTGTACCGGGGCAGGGCGGCTGGCCCGGTCACGGCGGCAGCCCGTAAGGCCCAGCCAGGTAGAGGCGGATGCCctggacggcggtgacgaggtcattaAGGACCCCGGTGATCTCTACCGGGGAGTAGACGACGGCAGGTGGCGCGGTGACGGGCAGCGACTGGCCGGTGGAGGCCCCCGCGGAGGAGCCGAGCGGCGCGGTGGAGTTGTTGACCGCGGTGGCGGGAAGTGCCAGCGGCACGGTGGAGTTGTCGACCGCGGCGGCGGGAAACGCCAGCGGCGCGGTGGAGAGGGCGGCGGTGGTGGACAGCGGCAAGGTGGGCAGCGGCGGGGTGGGTGGTGGTGCAGACATGATCGGACCCAAGCTACCTGATACCAAGGTGTTAGGACCCAAGCTACAAataatgattgcttcttgcttgattagattgatacatctcctctccttatatagagaggtttacttgactcctacgcaaacgataagataattgggctaagcccctaataacgataagataacttgggccacaacccactgggctaagcccctaatatgacGGTCATAACAACGTCGAATGCCAGCAATCACACTAATCCACATGGGCCGTCCTGGAGGGGAACTGTTACACGCGGATTATACTTACATTGTTTGGTTAATTCCACAGGGGCCAGAAGAATCGCGTTCACCTCGTGAAACGAATCCACAGAggcgcaaaaaaaactgggagggACAATTTGTAGTCTGTAGTGGATTGAATCTGGGTCAACCAAATGGGGTAGTAGGGATGGGGATTGTGTTAGACAGGGATTGaggggattgggtgacaagtgatgattccactagGGGATTAGATCCCTAGTAACCAAACAAAGCCTTTAAGGCTTTGTTCGGTTGAGGTGGATTTTACGGGGGTTGGCAGGGATTGAGGGGGATTAAATCCCCTACAATACAAAATCCCCTCCAATCGCCTTGGGGAGAGGATTAACCAAACAAGGCCTAAAGGGTAAGAAACCCCAATAAGAACAAACATATGGAGGAATGATAAAGTTTCAAAACATGCTAAATGAGTCTGGATTATTTGCCCCTGGTGGCTGCCTATACCACCCCATGGATAACCATACAATTTCTGCCTCGAGATCTGTTCTACAGCTATACTACCAGACCACATCAGGTTGTCAGACTCAGAAGTGCTTACCATTATTGTTGCTAATCAAAAAACACAGAACACAGACAGTCAAATGGTCAGGTTAGTTTATTGGTGGCTGGTTAGTAGGCAGGAAACGTCGGCTGTGCCACCATACTGCCAGGTAAGCGTTTAATGACGCCGCTTGATCACTGATCACCTGTAAACATGCAGCTTTCCCAGAATGGGTGTTCTGTTAGTTTTAGAGAAAATAAGTGCTTGGCTTGGGTTTATAAAAAATAATAGAGTTGATGCTTTTATCAATTCTTCCTGTATTGCTGGTACGTCCTCGTGTCAGATTTGCTCGTGATGCTTTTATCAGTTCTTCCTGGGTTGCTGGTATAGTGGTATGTCCTTGTGTCAGCTTTGCTTGTATAATTTTTATTGGTCAAGTGCTGGTGATTTTTTTATATTGCTGTTTGAAAATGTGTAACCATTCTGACAACAGTATATACAGTGTTTTCATTAATGACTAATGTTAGAGACAACTGGGCACTAAATGATGCCTTAACATCTGGTTGATTAAACTATGACCACGAGCAAGAATGCAGCATGTGTGAATCTCTAAGTTTGAACCGACAGTGGATGAGATGGTGGTATAGCCCACAGGCAGTGCCCcccaggggaaggggggggggggatatATTATCCATACACCTATATGTCATAGATGATAAATAGATGATGTAACAGTTACCACACCATGGTTTACACCTGATGCTGCTTAGGAACATTTAGTATATTAGTATATATAGTACTTTTACAGACATATCCACCAGAGACATTAAAGATGTACATCACATTGTAGACATATGTACATCACTTCCCTACAATAAAATATATATAATTTTGCCACATCATATGCCTTGTATTTACCATGGTCTGGTATACATTGAAAGGCAGTAGTATATAAGGAATACACAAGCAATATTGTGAAAAGAAATCAAtcacaagtttatataaaaaatcataACACATAAACGTTAAATGGTTGCCTTGTTTCATTCTCATGATGATAGCATTACTTTTTGTGACAACTGACCTAACTGAGGTTTGTATCGATAGAGATATATACTAGTACCAGCTAAGTTTAATCATTTAGATCCTCACAGCACAACAGGAAGGCGAATTCATCAGTAATAAGATATCATGGCACATGTCATCTATGATGTCTGATAAAACACAATAAAGTGATCATTGTCTGAAAGAATAATAAAAGGCATATCAAGTTTCTAAGTAAATTTTGTGCCCTGTCATAAGAACTAAACCTACAGGAGAAACCTAAAAAGAGGAACTGAAACCTATGAATAAGAAAATTATACATCATCTAAGTTTTATTGCGATGCGAAAGAGAAACAATCCTTCAGAGAAATAATGAAACAAAGCATACATGGATGCCCTTAAATGTTTTAAATTTTTACCTCATTGCACTGCACCTCCACAGCACGCAGACATAATTGATGCTTATCTCTTGTGTCCTTCGTAATCTTAACATTATACTTTCCATACGTCCCTTGACCATTTTGCAATGGAAGATACTCATCACACTGCAATTATTTCAAATATAATTTCAGAGGAAATACTGCTGCTTCAAAGTTAATCTATAGCACAGAGAAAGCCAATTGATATAGTTGGAAGAACGTCATCATCTCCTACTGTTTTCACAATGCAGTCACTAAGCAAAAGCTACTATGATCGATGCCGCAAAATATGGCATCCATCAGGCATAATAAAAATATAAATGAAGAGGACTGCAGGAGCTTCAAAAATCCCCTAAAGATGTTTCAGTCAAAAGGGTCTATTGGCTATTTACAAGCCAACTGGTTTTCCATTTTTAGTTGCAACTTGCAAGCATTATGCTCACATTTTTTAGTGCATTCATGAATATTTGAATCCTCCCATATTTGAACCCTACATTCTTAAAAAAAATAGTGTTTTAGCATAGCATCTATTGGTTTCTCCTGTAAGAACTGTAAATTTGCATTATGTGTTTCATCACATAATTTTCCAGCTTCCGCATCTTGTGGGGATGCTTCATGCTTAAGTTCTCATATGGCACAATGGCATAGTTTGCTAATGATGTAATGTTGTTACTTGTAATGCTTCGGTTTGACTTATTATATTGTCATGCCTCCCTGGGTCATATAAGTAAGCCAGATTGCACATGCAATTATACCAGCATGACTGGGTTTCATTTGCACATCAGATCAATTCAAAGATGTTAAACAGATTGTTTAATGTAAGCAATCACCTTAACACTGTCGAACTGTGTGAGCATAACAATCACAGGACACTGATTTTCACAAACCATTTCCCAAAAATCCTCAAATGTCCTTACTAGTGGTCCTTGGGTGGAAATAAATCTTGCAACACTGTTGTCCTCGGTAGCCTGCAAGTTTTACACCCCATCGTAAGCTCCTACCAATTATCTCAAACAACAATTAGAAAGCCAAAAGGAACATGCATACGATACAAACTTGACCTTTacaaagcttgcattgatgtaatcATTGCCTGAAATTTGACTGGTTGCTGATGATTTTAGCCGTACCCTGGTATCATCAACTAGAGACAAGGAATCAAATCTCAAATGCTGTCAAATCCATAATGCTACTAGGAGGTCTTACTTGGTTTGCACCCATGATCACCATAAATCCATGTACAAATACAGGAGGAAAATCTCACATGGTAAGACATCAATATAGCGGTTCTTCTCCCTATTGGCAGCATCACGAGCTACAGTGGACATTTTCATCATCTCCGGATGCATTGTTCTCATGCCCTGAAACGTCGCCAGCAGATATGAAAAATATATACTATGAATTTTCATGGTAGCTACAGTAATTTAATATCATGTACTGCCCGCAAAAAAAATCAAACCATGAATGCaaggatacaagatataaacatttGACTAAATATCTGCTTGAAAACAAGCCAAACATCAATTAGATAGAAATGAACTGCCATGCAAGAAAAATGTGTATATAAAGCCAAGTAACATGCTACAACTATATTGGAGAAATAGGGCATTGGTAGAATAATAAAAATTGTCTAAACAGATCTACTTCCATGTAGTGAGCCAGTGATATGAAGAGAGTAAGATTAAGTATAAAATTTAGAGATGGGAATAGAACCCTAGGGAATTTAACTTCTACAAATCAAACTCAATCCTGATGGGAGTAAGGATCTACAGCTTCTCAAGTTAATCCATCCTTATCCCACTCAAAATCTTGTATCACGGTGGTGTTAACTAAGTAAATTCTGACAGGAGCAACTGGTACTGATGCATCAACATAAACATTTTTCTTGCATGGCCACAAATGCCACAAAGTGGGAAACTACATTTCAACATATATGGCATAAGATCCACAATGGTTCACGTAAAAGCAATCTGGGATCAGCACTTCATAGGGAAACTAATACATAAACCATGTAAGGAAAGGCGCATCCAGGGCCCAAGATATTTTCAGTTGTGCATCCATTGCTTTGGTTACAATTCTAGAATTTCGTAAGACATATACCTCTGTTACTGGAAAAGGAATAATTCTTGGGTTATTTAACTACATGATTGCGTTTATTGGCACGAAAAGGCCATGTCAATTTATGAAAAAGACCAAAATCCCGGCATAACAAGGGCGCTCACTACCTACCCAAAGGCCAAAGCAGTAACTCAGCCAGTAAACCACGGCAACACGCTGTAGATGCTAAATTGCCGTATTTTACCGACCAAGAGCGCGCAATATTTGGCAGACATTTCAGAATCATTACGCAGCCGGATTGGTAGCTGGGGAAAAAACACAATCAAACCTGAAGCCGTTGGAACTCGTCGGACAAGGCATCCAGCTGCTTGCTCCTCCGCTCGAAATGCGCGAGCGCGTCCTTGCATAGCTTGATCTGCTCGTGTGTCAGCGCCAACGGCGGAGGGTCGGCCTCGATGTCGAAGGGGTCGAACGCGACCCCGGGGACCGGACCCCCGGAGTACTGAGCATCGGCATGCGTATGGCGGGAGCCGGATCCGGCGAGGCGGGTGACGGCCCTCGCCTTCTcgcggaggccgccgccgccgcgggagcTCGTCGCGTTCCCCGTGACTGCGAAGGCGGGCTCACGGCAGCGCTTGGAGAGGGGCGCGGTCGCGGGGGCGGAGGGCTGGTCGGGCTCGTTGCCGTGGTGACTGGTGAGGTTGACGAGGAAAGGAAAATTGTGTGGTCGTTGAGCATAATTGTTTCTTTGCACAAAAATGAaatttatatttatttcctcgaaaTTTACATAGTCGAGTTCGAATGGAGCGGTTATTCGACTGTTTTATATGGATTTCCTTTTGCGAGGGACACATGCTAGGCTGAGATCTCCTTGCACACAATTTTAGTCACTCAATGCAAACACGCTTAGTATATAAATGTGTGGACCGTCAGCTGACCTTATTATATGTTGATTAATGAAATAACTAAAATTAATACTTCTTCATAAAAGAAATCTTCTATGGATAGCTAGCCTTTTCAATTTGGACCTGGTGCCACAACCGGTTAGAGGTTAACAACCTCCCTGTCAAATCCTGACATGGATTGACAGAACTAAGTtactgttgtaagtgcatctagtgccatccctagttggttttgaagtattgacgacaaacgtggttgagtgactaatgtgtttgtgagaattgcaggataacacaggtagaagttcctcattgattcagttgtttaccagagatgacccctaaatatgtatgaagacattaaagacaatagtggttcgtgaagacattcacgtcgAGGGCAATGACTGAAAGTGCAATATTGCACTAAAGTGTTTTTGACATCTATGACAACTTCATTTGTGTTTCTAACCACATGCTCTAAGTGTTAACAACCCTGATTAAGCTAAAAGTGAAGTATGGATTGTTATTTCCTCTTATATTGAAAAAAGAAAAAGCGGTGTGCTCAAGAAAAGAAGAGTACCATAAAGTTTTCTTATTTCTTGAGTCCTTAGGGCAGCCACACTATCAAGAGGGGGTGCACCATAAAAACATCCGGGGAATCAACTTACCTTCTCACATTGATATGAAAATCTTAGTACCAAGTTTCTGTTCAGGCCGGAACTTCCGGGACGACCGGAATGTCCGGGACGGGTCCGGGAAGCTTGGGGGGCACCCAGAGAAACTGCACTTTTCGTGCAATCTCTCTGTGTAGCCCGGAACCTCGTCGGACCCTGGTCGGAACTTccgtcccccggaacttccgggcacCGGAATTTCTGTCCCCTGTTTCAGCAGCTTCCGGGGTACTACTGAGTGGTGCAAACTCTCTGTGTAGCCCGGAACCTGTCCAGAACTTGGCCGGAACTTCCGGggtccggaacttccgggctacgcAGAAATCTGCCTCCAATGACCAGATTTCATCCCGGCCTAtaaatagtcttcttcttcctcacgaaggGTTTGACGACTCCATTTCTCTCACCTTCATTTTCGGACCTCAATTTCTTGGAGATCTCCCTCCTTAGCCAACCCAAACTCTTGATCTTTTGAGAAGCGAAGGAGAAGTGCTCGATCTACACATTCACCAAAGCGAAAGTTGATTCCCCCCTTTGTTTTTGTGGtgcatcttgttactcttggaggttggagactcctaggcggtaggagtgctccggcaaggaatcgaccattgtgatttcccccggaaagtttgtgagggtttggagaccaccccaaggtctaccactagtggttgagaaacgccttcgtggtgttgtctcaaagagagaatagggtgagccttcgtggtaacatccacctctctgaacggtaacgtagcttccctccaaggaagtgaacatcgacatacatcctcgtctcttggagttgcggttattcctaaccctaactctctacttgtggttacttgtctcttagcacttacttatatcatattgtgcttgcttactcacaTATTTGTGtcacttgtttatcttgcttagctcattagtatcatacttgcaattgttaggctcactttcatattccgcattattgcctaaaattgcttagtaataattaaaatttgtaattgtacatattcaccccctctaggtccatctcgatcctttcaattggtatcagagcctcgtgctctattcttgtggcttaaccgccctagagcgaggtgaaccccgatgggactccccttgttacAGATCCGatggataaaggcgaggcttcttcagaagtcaagtcctttacttttgaggatctggaacgggccttgctaagcaaaaagaggagtatgatgcttctcttgaggccttggtccaaatgagactagccatgttgtccacggtgcttgcaccactttctggtggtgcggcttcgaggccaactgtgcctactccgtcacttggtcaacaaTCTCCTAACAATGAtcactccagtgttccttggctttatgcaagaccccaagttgagaaaccaaaatataaccctcaaggcaaacctcctttacttgatgccacttccgattttgccttgtggagggttgttatgcaggatcatcttcgatatggaaacgatgagatgctggagatcttggagtatggttaccatgtggttgatccaaagaatcctacaccaagagaaatttatgacaagaatctcaatgacaccgcaaccatgtgtataaggagaggtatggttgaAAAGCGATTTCTTGTggacaagttgcttcatgctcCTGCCCCATATCACCACCAaacggtgtgggacataagacaacaccatgccttcaaggaaatgactatagatgacatcatatccaccttccaactatttgaagagtcgaaGGCAAATGCtaaaaaacatcttgccatgcatggtactccaacatcaaagatcaatcttgcattgaaggccaagcatgtatgtgaagatgagcaaagtgaagaagaagaagatgatgatgaagatgatgatgaagatggtgatgtggttgaatccgatgagggcccttcatatgaagacatggctctctttgtcaagaagtttagcgcaggAAAATTCAAAGGAAGATTccagaagaagaaagtgagaaaatgctacaactgtgaagaaaccaaccacttctccaatgagtgcccttatgagaagagagaagataaaccaaggtttcccaagacctttcccaagaagaagttgccaaatcctttgaactccaagctcaagaagagagatgggaaagcaatggttgctcaagaagaatctaaTCCGgaggatgttagtggtgttgccggagttgctcaagattctcaaaacacgttgaggctagtcaacaagagtggtgatgttgtcacctacaactacatgaaggatTATAAGGGCAACACTCACAAGTTCCTAATGGCAAAGGCTGTGATAGAAGATGAAGAGGACCAAAGCTcacctgacaaggtcaaggtaaccgcacgatcaaaccctcctcttttcactcaTCCTACTCCTAGTGGTGAGTATCTTGATGTGGAgaatagttatgaggatgatgatatagatgatcctatgcttgttaaactaaataagttcatgtgctcccttaaaggaaagaagctcactatgtttcgtatgcttatggagatggtgagtaagcacaccatcaccattaaggaactcgaaaccctcgtcaccgaggaaaaggaaaaatatgaaatccttgagcggaaagtccaatatgaggaagcacgaaacaatgaactatgcttgaaaattggtgcaaacattgatgttcatactaaatatcttgcctccttgaaaaaggctattgactcttgcgaagagttgatgaatggtaaaagtaagcttgtgaagtctaatgcttctctatctaaggactgtgagctcctatccgtgtcccgcaagactaaggaagaagagctcacccttcttacaaagagttttgagacactcaagcttacttatcttgaaactctagccaaggcttactcttctcctattataaatgttgatgcttgtactattaactctagtagtgatctagcatctattcttgaggagaatcgctttctcaaggctcaaattgagaaagggctcatgacatgtgctcaagggcaaaagaaccttaatgaggtattgagccaacacaatgaagtgtttgccaaagagggactcgggtttgacccaagcacaagcaagaagaagacatcctccCAAAAGTGCACCGCCCCTCTAAAAGAAACTTTTgtaagagaagggcacaaggagaaaggtaaggttgttagtgggaaggccacaaggggcatgcccactctcaacaagccaaaagagttcatgcctcaaTCCTATGTACTTTGTAAGACCATGGATGGAGAGGTTTATGCagaatttgttggtcctcgaaatgcattccgtttttatgctatttgggtccctaagacccttgtgactaacctgagaggtcccattgcaaaatgggtgcctctaaccaagtcataattgtgtgtaggttgctttctccggtggagtaaaatgggtgattgatagtggatgtaccaatcatatgaccggagatagcaaattgctctacgatttcatggaagctattcaaccatttatgatcattatgtttggtggaggatcaaaaggacaggtactatggttgggcaaggtggctatcacaaatgacatgtctctagcAAATGCCATGCTTGTCCAAACCCTTAAATatcatttgctttctgttcgccaattggcttctgttggttatgatacacttttTGGACTaatggatgtgaaagtctttaagagagatactctcgaagtggcctttgttggtgaGTTGGATGGCaatctttacacggttgatttctcgaaagagagcacattccatgcaacttgtctaatggccaaggccgacaaggggtggctatggcatcgccggctagcccatgtcagcatgagaaatcttcaagatctcttaaagggtaatcacatccttggactaaccaatgtctcttttgagaaagatcgtgtgtgtagtgcatgcatagccgggaagcaacatcaatcaaagcacccacccaagaatgttgtgtctacttcaaggcctttggagctccttcatgtggatctttttgggcctccttcatgggatagtcttggtgggaaaaaagtatggacttgttgttgttgatgattactcaagatatacatgggtcttcttcctcaagtccaaggacgagaggAAGATCACCTTTATTGATTTTtccaagcaagcacaacgcaagtttgacaaagaaatcttggcaataagaagtgataatggctccgagtttaagaactacaccttggaagaattttttagtgatgaagggattgagcatcaatattcagctccatacactccccaacaaaacggtgtagcagagaggaagaaccgcacacttgtggagatggcaaggtccatgttggatgaatacaagtcgccaCATAGTTTTTGCGCCGAGGCTGTCAACacagcatgccatgcatcaaaccggctctttctccgcactatattggaaaagactccatatgagcttctatCTGGGAAAAAACCAAatttcaagtactttcgtgtatttgggtgcaaatgtttcatcctcaacaaaagagaacagttaggaaaatttcaatccaaaacccttgagggcatatttgttgtctatggatcaaactctcacgcctatagagtctacaacagatccaatggatgtgttgtagaaacttgtgacatggtgtttgatgaatttaatggctcccatggggagcaagttgatgtaagttatgtaggtgaagaagattcttctcaagatatcttgactatgggtgttggtgcacttcttccaatggaacaagaatctcatgatgatgaagaagaagaagatggaagcttcatgcatcatcaaactacttcaacacccataccacctCAAGCTCCTATTGCTCAACCAATACCCGTAgaccaagtacaagatgatgatcaagttcctcttcatgataatcatcaagaacaagatcatcaccaaggacaagaacaagaaagtgcaatcattgacaatgaacctcaacaaatgtaagatgaagaagaagatcttGCACCACACATCAATGATCCttatgttgaggacgtggatgatggacatgaagttgaacctcgcgaaacactaacctccatcatgcctcgagtggccggtcaagtt
This window harbors:
- the LOC119357782 gene encoding protein-tyrosine-phosphatase PTP1-like translates to MKEININFIFVQRNNYAQRPHNFPFLVNLTSHHGNEPDQPSAPATAPLSKRCREPAFAVTGNATSSRGGGGLREKARAVTRLAGSGSRHTHADAQYSGGPVPGVAFDPFDIEADPPPLALTHEQIKLCKDALAHFERRSKQLDALSDEFQRLQGMRTMHPEMMKMSTVARDAANREKNRYIDVLPFDDTRVRLKSSATSQISGNDYINASFVKATEDNSVARFISTQGPLVRTFEDFWEMVCENQCPVIVMLTQFDSVKCDEYLPLQNGQGTYGKYNVKITKDTRDKHQLCLRAVEVQCNESGKVHSVLHIEYPDWPDHGVPTSTDAVRQIQKRLHHIPREHPIVAHCSAGIGRTGAYITIHSSIEGILLGDTSSYDLVETVKKFRSQRTGMVQTEQQYMFCYRAIADELKDLLRSSGR